From the genome of Streptacidiphilus rugosus AM-16, one region includes:
- a CDS encoding ATP-binding SpoIIE family protein phosphatase, producing the protein MSAASPEQPRDAEPDRPNALTSLTERAFQQSPVPWMLCDAKTGRLLQVNETMVRLGGLSEAELRGRLPTELRDAGSGPLDHVDESVFEESARLIQEVAATGVPQTLETYVRAPGLPEAQAWAVSYSPVFDADGRLDAVAVTAVDFTEQFAARQRLALLNAAAERIGASLDVGRTAQDLAEVIVPGFADFASVDLLDGVFHGDEPAAGPLTGAVLLRRAAQAWTGANGAPGSRAGRADADRMGVVQVGERGTYPAGSPPALCLANGRSAVYRAEDRELVEWFAQDEARAVWARDHELVSLLAVPIVSRETTLGVAVFSRLSAAAEPFSPDELETAEEIVARAASCLDNARRYTRERTTALTLQHSLLQQRAPSQAAAEVATRYLPASAQAGIGGDWFDVIPLSGTRIALVVGDVTGHGLHASVTMGRLRTAVRTLADVDLPPDELLSHLDDLVISLNAEAHAAAEANAAAGEREEPGEAGGADGAGDIGATCLYAVYDPISRICALARAGHPVPALRTPDGEVEFLDVPAGPPLGLGGLAFETVEVELPVGSLLALYTDGLVESRYRDIDQGLEALRRSLAGAGPSLHDACDQMLAALTTQRPEDDVALLLARTRALGADQVADWEVPPDPAFVSEARRLASRQLTVWGLDELVFVTELVVSELVTNAIRYGRTPMRLRLIRDSALTCEVSDASGTAPHLRRARSFEEGGRGLMLVAQCSTRWGTRHGPSGKTIWAEQALPSA; encoded by the coding sequence ATGTCCGCAGCCAGCCCCGAGCAGCCCCGCGACGCCGAACCGGACCGGCCGAACGCGCTGACTTCGCTGACCGAGCGCGCGTTCCAGCAGTCCCCGGTGCCGTGGATGCTCTGCGACGCGAAGACCGGGAGGTTGCTGCAGGTCAACGAGACGATGGTGCGCCTCGGCGGTCTCTCGGAGGCGGAGCTGCGCGGCAGACTGCCGACCGAGCTGCGCGACGCGGGCAGCGGACCGCTCGACCACGTCGACGAATCGGTGTTCGAGGAATCGGCGCGGCTGATCCAGGAGGTCGCCGCGACCGGCGTGCCGCAGACCCTGGAGACCTACGTCCGGGCCCCGGGCCTGCCCGAGGCACAGGCCTGGGCCGTCTCCTACTCCCCGGTCTTCGACGCCGACGGCCGCCTGGACGCGGTCGCGGTCACCGCGGTCGACTTCACCGAGCAGTTCGCGGCGCGCCAGCGCCTCGCGCTGCTCAACGCCGCCGCCGAGCGGATCGGTGCGTCCCTGGACGTCGGCCGTACCGCGCAGGACCTCGCCGAGGTGATCGTCCCCGGCTTCGCCGACTTCGCCAGCGTGGACCTGTTGGACGGCGTCTTCCACGGCGACGAACCCGCGGCGGGGCCGCTGACCGGCGCGGTCCTGCTGCGGCGGGCGGCCCAGGCCTGGACCGGGGCCAACGGCGCGCCGGGGTCACGCGCCGGACGAGCCGACGCGGACCGGATGGGTGTCGTCCAGGTGGGCGAGCGCGGCACCTACCCGGCCGGTTCGCCGCCCGCGCTGTGCCTGGCGAACGGGCGCTCGGCCGTCTACCGGGCCGAGGACCGGGAGCTGGTCGAGTGGTTCGCGCAGGACGAGGCGCGGGCGGTCTGGGCCCGCGACCACGAACTCGTCTCGCTGCTGGCCGTCCCGATCGTCTCCCGGGAGACGACGCTGGGCGTCGCCGTCTTCAGCCGCCTCTCGGCGGCAGCCGAGCCGTTCAGCCCGGACGAGCTGGAGACGGCGGAGGAGATCGTCGCCCGCGCCGCCTCCTGTCTCGACAACGCCCGCCGCTACACGCGCGAGCGGACCACCGCGCTCACCCTCCAGCACAGCCTGCTCCAGCAGCGCGCCCCCAGCCAGGCCGCCGCCGAGGTCGCCACCCGCTACCTGCCCGCGAGTGCGCAGGCGGGCATCGGCGGGGACTGGTTCGACGTGATCCCGCTCTCCGGGACCAGGATCGCGCTCGTGGTCGGCGACGTCACCGGCCACGGACTGCACGCGAGCGTCACGATGGGCCGCCTGCGCACCGCCGTGCGGACCCTCGCCGACGTGGACCTGCCCCCCGACGAGCTGCTCTCGCACCTGGACGACCTGGTCATCAGCCTGAACGCGGAGGCGCACGCGGCCGCCGAGGCGAACGCGGCGGCGGGGGAGCGGGAGGAGCCGGGGGAGGCCGGCGGGGCCGACGGCGCGGGCGACATCGGGGCCACCTGCCTGTACGCGGTCTACGACCCGATCTCCCGCATCTGCGCACTCGCCCGCGCCGGACACCCGGTCCCCGCGCTGCGGACGCCCGACGGCGAGGTGGAGTTCCTCGACGTGCCGGCCGGCCCACCGCTGGGGCTCGGCGGCCTGGCCTTCGAGACCGTCGAGGTGGAACTGCCGGTCGGCAGCCTGCTCGCGCTCTATACGGACGGCCTGGTCGAGTCGCGTTACCGGGACATCGACCAGGGTCTGGAGGCCCTGCGCCGCTCGCTCGCCGGAGCCGGGCCCAGCCTCCACGACGCCTGCGACCAGATGCTCGCCGCGCTGACCACACAGCGGCCCGAGGACGACGTCGCCCTGCTGCTGGCGCGGACCCGCGCCCTGGGTGCGGACCAGGTCGCCGACTGGGAGGTCCCGCCCGATCCGGCCTTCGTCTCGGAGGCCCGCAGGCTGGCTTCCCGCCAGCTGACCGTATGGGGACTGGACGAGCTGGTCTTCGTCACCGAACTGGTGGTCAGCGAACTGGTCACCAACGCGATCCGCTACGGCCGCACCCCGATGCGCCTGCGGCTGATCCGCGACTCGGCGCTCACCTGCGAGGTCTCCGACGCCAGCGGCACCGCCCCCCACCTGCGCCGCGCCCGCAGCTTCGAGGAGGGCGGCCGCGGCCTGATGCTCGTCGCCCAGTGCTCCACCCGCTGGGGCACCCGCCACGGCCCCTCCGGCAAGACCATCTGGGCCGAACAGGCCCTCCCGAGCGCGTAG
- a CDS encoding rod shape-determining protein, whose protein sequence is MVRIPVGRRAGGKTQGGRTAGGKGRNDEGTNDRAAAQGDAGTDGNATQRAATGGLVAVGGRLTARRLPGTGVVTDRLIALDLGTSRVRAWRPRQGVVFDEPSVVAYDLNRGIAFAFGEPAQQMTGRTPPGMGTVAPLDGGAVTDFEAARVLARHVIDTARPGRFALRPTVATAVPVESRGIHLKALQQALLQAGANKAITVPTPLAAAVGAGVPIERETGTMVVDLGGGTSDMAVFAFGRIVSATSLTVAGVALDRALTTWARRRHRVDLGPAAAEQVKIAAGEGRSVEVKARRTEYGTPILARFEPDDVHRAMAPVVDVIVQGMGNLLTRCPTELSADITEHGIVLTGGGARDAWLGATLEERLALPVHHVPEPETCTARGLGVLAASARGATHVDAHASAGS, encoded by the coding sequence GTGGTCAGGATTCCGGTGGGCAGGCGGGCGGGTGGGAAGACCCAGGGCGGCAGGACGGCGGGCGGAAAGGGGAGGAACGACGAGGGGACGAACGACAGGGCGGCGGCGCAGGGCGACGCCGGGACGGACGGCAACGCGACGCAGCGGGCGGCGACCGGTGGGCTGGTGGCGGTCGGCGGGCGGCTCACGGCACGGCGGCTGCCGGGCACCGGCGTGGTGACCGACCGGCTGATCGCCCTCGACCTGGGCACCTCCAGGGTCCGCGCCTGGCGTCCGCGCCAGGGCGTGGTCTTCGACGAGCCGTCAGTCGTCGCCTACGACCTCAACCGCGGGATCGCCTTCGCCTTCGGCGAGCCCGCCCAGCAGATGACCGGTCGCACCCCTCCGGGCATGGGCACCGTGGCGCCCCTCGACGGCGGAGCCGTCACGGACTTCGAGGCCGCCAGGGTGCTGGCCCGGCACGTGATCGACACCGCCCGGCCCGGCCGGTTCGCGCTGCGGCCGACGGTGGCGACCGCGGTGCCGGTCGAGAGCCGCGGCATCCACCTGAAGGCGCTGCAGCAGGCACTGCTCCAGGCCGGGGCGAACAAGGCGATCACCGTGCCGACGCCGCTGGCCGCAGCGGTGGGCGCGGGGGTGCCGATCGAGCGGGAGACCGGCACCATGGTCGTCGACCTGGGCGGCGGAACCAGCGACATGGCGGTCTTCGCCTTCGGCCGGATCGTCAGCGCCACCTCACTGACGGTGGCGGGCGTCGCCCTGGACCGGGCGCTCACCACCTGGGCGCGCCGCCGGCACCGCGTCGACCTCGGCCCTGCCGCCGCCGAGCAGGTCAAGATCGCCGCGGGCGAGGGCCGCAGCGTGGAGGTCAAGGCCCGCCGCACCGAGTACGGGACGCCGATCCTGGCCCGCTTCGAGCCGGATGACGTGCACCGGGCGATGGCCCCCGTGGTGGACGTCATCGTGCAGGGCATGGGCAATCTGCTCACCCGCTGCCCCACCGAGCTGAGCGCGGACATCACCGAGCACGGCATCGTCCTGACCGGCGGCGGGGCCAGGGACGCGTGGCTCGGCGCGACCCTGGAGGAACGTCTGGCGCTGCCGGTCCACCACGTCCCCGAACCGGAGACCTGCACCGCGCGCGGACTGGGCGTCCTCGCGGCGTCCGCACGCGGCGCGACCCACGTGGACGCGCACGCCTCGGCCGGGAGCTGA